A stretch of the Macaca mulatta isolate MMU2019108-1 chromosome 14, T2T-MMU8v2.0, whole genome shotgun sequence genome encodes the following:
- the RBM4B gene encoding RNA-binding protein 4B isoform X4 — MVKLFIGNLPREATEQEIRSLFEQYGKVLECDIIKNYGFVHIEDKTAAEDAIRNLHHYKLHGVNINVEASKNKSKASTKLHVGNISPTCTNQELRAKFEEYGPVIECDIVKDYAFVHMERAEDAVEAIRGLDNTEFQGRIIAD, encoded by the exons ATGGTGAAGCTGTTCATCGGAAACCTGCCCCGGGAGGCCACAGAGCAGGAGATTCGCTCTCTTTTCGAACAGTATGGGAAGGTGCTGGAATGTGACATCATTAAGAACTATGGCTTTGTGCACATAGAAGACAAGACGGCAGCTGAGGATGCCATACGCAACCTGCACCATTACAAGCTTCATGGGGTGAACATCAACGTGGAAGCCAGCAAGAATAAGAGCAAAGCTTCAACCAAGTTACACGTGGGTAACATCAGCCCCACTTGTACCAACCAAGAGCTTCGAGCCAAGTTTGAGGAGTATGGTCCGGTCATCGAATGTGACATCGTGAAAGATTATGCCTTCGTACACATGGAGCGGGCAGAGGATGCAGTGGAGGCCATCAGGGGCCTTGACAACACAGAGTTTCAAG GTAGGATAATTGCGGACTGA
- the RBM4B gene encoding RNA-binding protein 4B isoform X1, giving the protein MSMRGSLKALVRMVKLFIGNLPREATEQEIRSLFEQYGKVLECDIIKNYGFVHIEDKTAAEDAIRNLHHYKLHGVNINVEASKNKSKASTKLHVGNISPTCTNQELRAKFEEYGPVIECDIVKDYAFVHMERAEDAVEAIRGLDNTEFQGKRMHVQLSTSRLRTAPGMGDQSGCYRCGKEGHWSKECPVDRTGRVADFTEQYNEQYGAVRTPYTMGYGESMYYNDAYGALDYYKRYRVRSYEAVAAAAAASAYNYAEQTMSHLPQVQSTTVTSHLNSTSVDPYDRHLLPNSGAAATSAAMAAAAATTSSYYGRDRSPLRRAAAMLPTVGEGYGYGPESELSQASAATRNSLYDMARYEREQYVDRARYSAF; this is encoded by the exons ATGTCTATGCGAGGGTCTCTGAAG GCTCTTGTCAGGATGGTGAAGCTGTTCATCGGAAACCTGCCCCGGGAGGCCACAGAGCAGGAGATTCGCTCTCTTTTCGAACAGTATGGGAAGGTGCTGGAATGTGACATCATTAAGAACTATGGCTTTGTGCACATAGAAGACAAGACGGCAGCTGAGGATGCCATACGCAACCTGCACCATTACAAGCTTCATGGGGTGAACATCAACGTGGAAGCCAGCAAGAATAAGAGCAAAGCTTCAACCAAGTTACACGTGGGTAACATCAGCCCCACTTGTACCAACCAAGAGCTTCGAGCCAAGTTTGAGGAGTATGGTCCGGTCATCGAATGTGACATCGTGAAAGATTATGCCTTCGTACACATGGAGCGGGCAGAGGATGCAGTGGAGGCCATCAGGGGCCTTGACAACACAGAGTTTCAAG GCAAAAGAATGCATGTGCAGTTGTCCACAAGCCGGCTTCGGACTGCCCCTGGGATGGGAGACCAGAGTGGCTGCTATCGGTGTGGGAAAGAAGGGCACTGGTCCAAAGAGTGCCCAGTAGATCGTACGGGTCGTGTGGCAGACTTTACTGAGCAGTATAATGAACAATATGGAGCAGTTCGCACACCTTACACCATGGGCTATGGGGAATCCATGTATTACAACGATGCATATGGAGCACTCGACTACTATAAGCGATACCGGGTCCGCTCTTATGAGGCAGTAGCAGCAGCGGCAGCGGCTTCTGCATACAACTACGCAGAGCAGACCATGTCCCATCTGCCTCAAGTCCAAAGCACAACTGTGACCAGCCACCTCAACTCTACTTCTGTTGATCCCTATGACAGACACCTGTTGCCAAACTCTGGCGCTGCTGCCACTTCAGCTGCTATGGCTGCTGCTGCGGCCACCACTTCCTCCTACTATGGAAGGGACAGGAGCCCACTGCGTCGTGCTGCAGCCATGCTCCCCACGGTTGGAGAGGGCTACGGTTATGGGCCAGAGAGTGAGTTATCTCAGGCTTCAGCAGCTACACGGAATTCTCTGTATGACATGGCCCGGTATGAACGGGAGCAGTATGTGGACCGAGCCCGGTACTCAGCCTTTTAA
- the RBM4B gene encoding RNA-binding protein 4B isoform X2, with product MVKLFIGNLPREATEQEIRSLFEQYGKVLECDIIKNYGFVHIEDKTAAEDAIRNLHHYKLHGVNINVEASKNKSKASTKLHVGNISPTCTNQELRAKFEEYGPVIECDIVKDYAFVHMERAEDAVEAIRGLDNTEFQGKRMHVQLSTSRLRTAPGMGDQSGCYRCGKEGHWSKECPVDRTGRVADFTEQYNEQYGAVRTPYTMGYGESMYYNDAYGALDYYKRYRVRSYEAVAAAAAASAYNYAEQTMSHLPQVQSTTVTSHLNSTSVDPYDRHLLPNSGAAATSAAMAAAAATTSSYYGRDRSPLRRAAAMLPTVGEGYGYGPESELSQASAATRNSLYDMARYEREQYVDRARYSAF from the exons ATGGTGAAGCTGTTCATCGGAAACCTGCCCCGGGAGGCCACAGAGCAGGAGATTCGCTCTCTTTTCGAACAGTATGGGAAGGTGCTGGAATGTGACATCATTAAGAACTATGGCTTTGTGCACATAGAAGACAAGACGGCAGCTGAGGATGCCATACGCAACCTGCACCATTACAAGCTTCATGGGGTGAACATCAACGTGGAAGCCAGCAAGAATAAGAGCAAAGCTTCAACCAAGTTACACGTGGGTAACATCAGCCCCACTTGTACCAACCAAGAGCTTCGAGCCAAGTTTGAGGAGTATGGTCCGGTCATCGAATGTGACATCGTGAAAGATTATGCCTTCGTACACATGGAGCGGGCAGAGGATGCAGTGGAGGCCATCAGGGGCCTTGACAACACAGAGTTTCAAG GCAAAAGAATGCATGTGCAGTTGTCCACAAGCCGGCTTCGGACTGCCCCTGGGATGGGAGACCAGAGTGGCTGCTATCGGTGTGGGAAAGAAGGGCACTGGTCCAAAGAGTGCCCAGTAGATCGTACGGGTCGTGTGGCAGACTTTACTGAGCAGTATAATGAACAATATGGAGCAGTTCGCACACCTTACACCATGGGCTATGGGGAATCCATGTATTACAACGATGCATATGGAGCACTCGACTACTATAAGCGATACCGGGTCCGCTCTTATGAGGCAGTAGCAGCAGCGGCAGCGGCTTCTGCATACAACTACGCAGAGCAGACCATGTCCCATCTGCCTCAAGTCCAAAGCACAACTGTGACCAGCCACCTCAACTCTACTTCTGTTGATCCCTATGACAGACACCTGTTGCCAAACTCTGGCGCTGCTGCCACTTCAGCTGCTATGGCTGCTGCTGCGGCCACCACTTCCTCCTACTATGGAAGGGACAGGAGCCCACTGCGTCGTGCTGCAGCCATGCTCCCCACGGTTGGAGAGGGCTACGGTTATGGGCCAGAGAGTGAGTTATCTCAGGCTTCAGCAGCTACACGGAATTCTCTGTATGACATGGCCCGGTATGAACGGGAGCAGTATGTGGACCGAGCCCGGTACTCAGCCTTTTAA
- the RBM4B gene encoding RNA-binding protein 4B isoform X3 — MSMRGSLKALVRMVKLFIGNLPREATEQEIRSLFEQYGKVLECDIIKNYGFVHIEDKTAAEDAIRNLHHYKLHGVNINVEASKNKSKASTKLHVGNISPTCTNQELRAKFEEYGPVIECDIVKDYAFVHMERAEDAVEAIRGLDNTEFQGRIIAD; from the exons ATGTCTATGCGAGGGTCTCTGAAG GCTCTTGTCAGGATGGTGAAGCTGTTCATCGGAAACCTGCCCCGGGAGGCCACAGAGCAGGAGATTCGCTCTCTTTTCGAACAGTATGGGAAGGTGCTGGAATGTGACATCATTAAGAACTATGGCTTTGTGCACATAGAAGACAAGACGGCAGCTGAGGATGCCATACGCAACCTGCACCATTACAAGCTTCATGGGGTGAACATCAACGTGGAAGCCAGCAAGAATAAGAGCAAAGCTTCAACCAAGTTACACGTGGGTAACATCAGCCCCACTTGTACCAACCAAGAGCTTCGAGCCAAGTTTGAGGAGTATGGTCCGGTCATCGAATGTGACATCGTGAAAGATTATGCCTTCGTACACATGGAGCGGGCAGAGGATGCAGTGGAGGCCATCAGGGGCCTTGACAACACAGAGTTTCAAG GTAGGATAATTGCGGACTGA